The Sediminispirochaeta bajacaliforniensis DSM 16054 genome has a segment encoding these proteins:
- a CDS encoding aspartate-semialdehyde dehydrogenase: MAKKAQYNVAVVGAMGMVGGEMIRTLERRNFPVAELRPLDIAANAGKEVSFRGKNWKVQEAKGENFEGIDIAIFSAGGDASLDLAPKAAERGAVVVDNSSAWRMDPKCPLVVPEVNPADLKWHNGIIANPNCSTIQMVVALKPLHDYAKIKRVVVSTYQAVSGAGKAGTDSLTNEAKSYLETGKVQTTGKFQYQIAFNCIPHIDVFQEGGNTKEENKMIFETCKIMGDDSVKVSATCVRVPVWYGHSESVNIETERPLSPEKARELLAAAPSIKVVDEPAKNGYPMPLFSNDEDLTMVGRIRKDESITNGLNMWVVSNNVRKGAALNAVQVAESLLEQNIL; the protein is encoded by the coding sequence TTGGCAAAGAAAGCACAATACAATGTAGCCGTCGTAGGAGCCATGGGTATGGTCGGCGGAGAAATGATCAGAACCCTTGAGCGGAGAAACTTCCCCGTTGCAGAGCTTCGCCCTCTCGATATTGCAGCTAACGCCGGCAAAGAGGTCTCTTTTCGCGGAAAGAACTGGAAGGTACAGGAAGCCAAGGGTGAAAATTTCGAGGGCATAGATATCGCCATCTTTTCCGCCGGCGGAGATGCAAGCCTCGATCTTGCGCCAAAGGCTGCGGAGCGGGGCGCCGTTGTTGTGGATAATTCATCGGCATGGCGGATGGATCCCAAATGTCCTTTGGTCGTGCCTGAGGTAAACCCGGCCGATCTCAAATGGCACAACGGGATCATCGCAAATCCGAACTGCTCCACCATACAGATGGTGGTGGCTTTGAAACCTCTCCACGATTATGCAAAGATAAAGCGTGTTGTTGTATCGACTTACCAGGCGGTAAGCGGGGCCGGAAAAGCGGGTACCGATTCCCTTACGAATGAGGCAAAGAGCTATCTTGAGACCGGAAAGGTTCAGACAACCGGCAAATTCCAGTACCAGATTGCCTTCAACTGTATTCCCCACATCGATGTTTTCCAGGAAGGGGGAAATACCAAAGAAGAGAACAAGATGATCTTCGAAACCTGCAAGATCATGGGAGACGACTCCGTCAAGGTGTCGGCAACCTGTGTTCGTGTTCCTGTCTGGTACGGTCACAGTGAATCGGTGAATATCGAAACCGAACGGCCTCTGAGCCCTGAGAAGGCCAGAGAGCTACTTGCCGCTGCCCCAAGTATAAAGGTGGTGGACGAACCGGCGAAGAACGGTTACCCGATGCCGCTTTTTTCAAATGACGAAGACCTCACCATGGTCGGCCGCATCCGCAAGGATGAAAGCATCACCAACGGCCTTAACATGTGGGTTGTTTCCAATAATGTTAGAAAAGGGGCCGCCCTGAATGCTGTTCAGGTGGCCGAGTCCCTGCTTGAGCAGAATATTCTCTAA
- a CDS encoding M20 metallopeptidase family protein, producing MEFKARIAELKEELIALRRDFHMHPELGFQEYRTAEKVETFLEGLGLFPKRIADTGVVALIEGRTPGPVLMLRADIDALPIKEENDLPYASVNDGVMHACGHDAHTAMLLIAAKVLTEYRNRIPGTVKLVFQPNEEIAGAEKLVEQGLMKNPDVNAALGIHIWTPLPSGQIGIQSGAVMASMDIFKIVIQGRGGHTGYPEGAVDPVIAASAIVMEAQRIQTREISLMKPTVLMFGKIEGGTKNNIIPDTVTLEGSMRYLYAGGSGSEEDPPARLKRLAEAVCAVHGCSCEVHVERENSAVVNDRDMVELVHKTASLIVGADKVVGHASMAGEDFSAYASRVPSAFVFLGTGNPSKESTYPHHNPRFNIDEDTMATGVELFVQSVFAYFGNTT from the coding sequence ATGGAGTTCAAGGCCCGGATTGCCGAGTTGAAAGAGGAGCTTATCGCTCTTCGGCGTGATTTTCACATGCATCCCGAGCTCGGTTTTCAGGAGTATCGTACCGCCGAAAAGGTGGAAACGTTTCTGGAAGGGCTTGGCCTTTTCCCCAAAAGGATAGCGGATACGGGGGTCGTTGCTCTCATCGAGGGGCGCACTCCCGGTCCTGTGCTGATGCTGCGGGCGGATATCGATGCTCTTCCCATCAAAGAAGAGAACGATCTGCCCTACGCATCGGTCAACGATGGTGTGATGCATGCCTGCGGTCATGATGCCCACACGGCCATGCTTCTAATTGCGGCAAAGGTCCTGACAGAGTACCGGAACCGCATTCCTGGAACCGTGAAGCTTGTCTTTCAGCCGAACGAAGAGATCGCCGGTGCCGAAAAGCTGGTGGAGCAGGGGCTTATGAAGAATCCGGATGTAAACGCGGCGTTGGGAATACACATCTGGACTCCCCTTCCCAGTGGCCAGATCGGCATTCAGAGCGGTGCCGTTATGGCAAGCATGGACATCTTCAAAATCGTTATCCAGGGACGCGGGGGGCACACCGGTTATCCGGAAGGTGCCGTCGACCCTGTTATCGCGGCCTCAGCCATTGTAATGGAAGCACAACGAATTCAGACCCGTGAAATCAGTCTCATGAAGCCTACGGTACTTATGTTCGGAAAAATCGAGGGAGGCACAAAAAACAATATCATTCCCGATACCGTAACCCTCGAAGGATCCATGCGCTATCTCTATGCCGGCGGCTCCGGCAGCGAAGAGGATCCTCCTGCCAGACTAAAGCGGCTTGCCGAAGCGGTTTGCGCCGTACACGGCTGCAGCTGCGAAGTTCATGTGGAACGGGAGAATTCGGCGGTCGTCAACGATCGGGATATGGTCGAACTTGTGCACAAGACAGCTTCCCTGATCGTTGGAGCCGATAAGGTTGTCGGCCATGCTTCAATGGCAGGGGAGGATTTTTCCGCCTATGCCTCACGGGTTCCTTCCGCCTTTGTTTTTCTGGGGACAGGCAATCCGTCGAAAGAAAGCACCTATCCGCATCACAATCCCCGGTTCAATATCGATGAGGATACCATGGCCACCGGGGTGGAACTTTTTGTGCAAAGCGTTTTTGCCTATTTCGGCAATACAACGTGA
- a CDS encoding TRAP transporter substrate-binding protein, with translation MKKRVLISVLMITLITFGGLFAQGGQEAAGGASGKVINAKLASEEIEGDFMTVWANNFADYMKEQTDGQFDLEVYPYGTLGDTRDINELAQIGVVEFVFTDFAWISAFVPEVQVLSLHYLWPKDRMPEVLEWVVENGEIMPFLDKAFRKNGLVPLGIVYEGWQWLTAKPKAVTLDDLQGMKTRVMGSKLLVEDYRAYGMSPTPMSYGEVYSGLQTGLIDAQVNPLFADYSMKFYEVTNYFTQMWAEPFLGIPTVNMQFYDQLPEDMQKMMKKFFLENIINAAEWIDARNAGDRKKIEEEKPDIVWTEWDKEEISKAKKMAESVWNDKYPGIAGDGAVEALKILLRDIENAKAALGVE, from the coding sequence ATGAAGAAAAGAGTTCTTATCTCTGTGTTGATGATTACCCTTATCACCTTCGGTGGTCTTTTTGCACAGGGCGGTCAGGAAGCGGCTGGTGGCGCTTCCGGTAAGGTTATCAATGCCAAGCTCGCTTCCGAGGAGATCGAAGGCGACTTTATGACGGTATGGGCAAATAACTTTGCCGATTATATGAAAGAGCAGACCGATGGACAGTTCGATCTCGAGGTATATCCCTACGGAACCCTTGGGGATACCAGGGATATCAACGAGCTGGCCCAGATTGGTGTTGTCGAGTTCGTCTTTACCGATTTTGCATGGATCAGCGCCTTTGTTCCCGAGGTTCAGGTTTTAAGCCTTCATTATCTCTGGCCCAAGGACCGAATGCCGGAAGTCCTTGAATGGGTTGTGGAGAATGGAGAGATCATGCCCTTCCTCGATAAGGCGTTTCGAAAAAACGGGCTTGTTCCCCTTGGTATTGTCTATGAAGGGTGGCAGTGGCTTACCGCCAAGCCAAAGGCCGTCACCCTCGATGATCTTCAGGGTATGAAAACCCGGGTCATGGGTTCCAAACTCCTTGTTGAGGATTACCGTGCTTACGGTATGAGTCCTACCCCCATGAGCTACGGCGAGGTCTACAGCGGGCTCCAGACCGGGCTGATCGATGCACAGGTCAATCCACTTTTTGCCGATTACAGCATGAAGTTCTATGAGGTAACTAACTACTTTACTCAGATGTGGGCCGAACCCTTTCTCGGCATCCCTACGGTCAACATGCAGTTTTACGATCAGTTGCCCGAGGATATGCAGAAAATGATGAAGAAGTTCTTTTTGGAGAACATCATCAATGCTGCCGAGTGGATTGATGCCAGAAATGCCGGCGACCGGAAAAAGATCGAAGAAGAGAAACCCGACATCGTCTGGACCGAATGGGACAAAGAAGAGATCTCCAAGGCAAAGAAGATGGCGGAGAGTGTGTGGAACGATAAATATCCTGGTATTGCCGGAGATGGTGCCGTTGAGGCCCTCAAAATCCTTCTTCGGGATATCGAGAATGCAAAGGCTGCCCTTGGAGTTGAATAA
- a CDS encoding TRAP transporter small permease has translation MRMNQEQDRETKEKLKENTKNVGRIIALVIDWFEVAVLSIGIAALAILLIANVVARTFFQSIYYADEVSKFLIILISFVGVSYAARKARHIRMGAFLDLMPPKLEKIFIFVISAINAVVLLIMAWYGFQYMNQMRILGQLTSALQVPYWTFMIIVPIGFASAGIQYIRTIIKNIAEKDVWLSPEQQSEYEEEGTIGY, from the coding sequence ATGCGTATGAATCAGGAACAGGATAGAGAGACGAAAGAAAAACTGAAAGAAAACACCAAGAACGTTGGGAGAATCATTGCACTGGTGATCGACTGGTTTGAGGTTGCGGTTCTTTCCATTGGAATAGCAGCCCTGGCGATCCTGTTGATTGCCAATGTTGTTGCGAGAACCTTTTTCCAGAGCATCTACTACGCCGATGAGGTTTCAAAGTTTCTTATTATTCTCATCTCCTTTGTCGGAGTCAGTTATGCGGCGAGAAAGGCCCGTCATATTCGTATGGGCGCCTTCCTCGATCTTATGCCGCCCAAACTTGAAAAGATTTTTATCTTTGTTATTTCCGCAATAAACGCGGTGGTCCTTTTGATTATGGCATGGTACGGCTTCCAGTACATGAATCAGATGCGAATTCTGGGGCAGCTGACATCGGCCCTTCAGGTCCCCTACTGGACCTTTATGATTATAGTCCCCATCGGCTTTGCCTCTGCGGGAATCCAATACATCAGAACCATCATCAAGAACATTGCCGAGAAGGATGTGTGGCTCTCCCCGGAACAGCAGAGTGAATACGAGGAAGAGGGAACCATCGGTTATTAA
- a CDS encoding TRAP transporter large permease → MTLLWVSMISMLLLGFPFMVVILGSLLLYIGTAYPSFNFTVLVQQVINGMTPPALVCVPMFILGANIITSGEAAPRLINMVKSFVGHIPGGLPITTNASCTLFGAVSGSTQATVAAIGGTMRPMLLKAGYNSPFTLGLIINSSDIALLIPPSIGFIVYGVVTSTSIGKLFLAGIIPGILIFLMFSIYSYAYSKIKHVGVLPKASWKERKEAVRKGVLVLGFPLIIVGGIYAGIFSPTEAAAAAVAYALLLEGLVFRTLTWKKLVTAFLDTGIITGVVFILVGAGQAFSWFISFLRLPQEIMPVIIGADPTQLKVILIVVISYFVACMFVDPIVAIYVLSPIFQPYVTSLGIDPVFLGTLVTLQAAIGSATPPFGCDIFTAQLIFRRPYWEVIRHTPPFILMLILTTLLIIIFPELATFLPNSALIN, encoded by the coding sequence ATGACACTTTTATGGGTAAGTATGATCAGCATGTTGCTCCTGGGGTTCCCTTTTATGGTGGTTATCCTCGGATCCTTGCTGCTGTATATAGGTACTGCGTATCCGTCCTTTAATTTTACCGTGCTGGTTCAGCAGGTCATCAACGGAATGACCCCGCCGGCATTGGTTTGTGTTCCGATGTTTATTCTCGGTGCCAATATTATTACGTCGGGAGAGGCTGCTCCCCGACTCATCAATATGGTTAAAAGTTTTGTTGGTCATATTCCGGGAGGTTTACCGATAACGACCAACGCAAGTTGCACCCTTTTTGGTGCGGTATCCGGTTCGACCCAGGCTACGGTAGCGGCAATTGGGGGGACCATGAGACCGATGCTTCTAAAGGCTGGCTACAATAGCCCTTTTACCCTCGGTTTGATCATTAATTCGAGTGATATCGCACTCCTTATTCCGCCAAGCATCGGTTTTATCGTGTACGGTGTTGTTACCAGCACCTCAATCGGTAAACTTTTTCTTGCCGGTATCATTCCTGGAATTTTGATTTTTCTCATGTTCTCAATCTATTCCTATGCCTATTCGAAGATAAAGCACGTTGGGGTGCTGCCGAAGGCAAGCTGGAAAGAACGAAAAGAAGCGGTTAGAAAAGGAGTTCTCGTTCTTGGTTTTCCGCTGATTATCGTCGGTGGAATCTATGCCGGAATATTCAGTCCTACCGAGGCGGCCGCAGCGGCCGTTGCCTATGCCCTTCTTCTCGAAGGCCTCGTTTTTCGAACCCTTACCTGGAAAAAGCTGGTCACAGCCTTCCTTGATACGGGCATTATCACCGGAGTTGTTTTTATCCTCGTCGGAGCAGGACAAGCCTTCAGTTGGTTTATCAGTTTTTTGCGGCTTCCTCAGGAGATTATGCCTGTCATTATCGGCGCTGATCCAACCCAGTTAAAGGTGATATTGATTGTCGTTATCTCCTACTTTGTTGCCTGCATGTTTGTGGATCCCATCGTCGCAATCTACGTGCTGAGCCCAATTTTCCAGCCCTATGTGACAAGCCTGGGAATCGATCCCGTTTTTCTCGGTACCCTGGTAACCCTGCAGGCCGCCATCGGTTCGGCAACGCCTCCCTTCGGTTGTGATATCTTTACCGCTCAGCTGATATTCAGACGTCCATATTGGGAGGTTATACGTCATACGCCGCCTTTTATTCTGATGCTGATCCTGACGACGCTTTTGATCATCATTTTTCCCGAGCTGGCGACCTTCCTGCCGAATTCGGCACTTATCAACTAG
- a CDS encoding aspartate/glutamate racemase family protein: MLYRGKPDQVSYGEAIGIILLENYVPFIPGDVANATSYNFPVRFQRVPGFTVERIFAHDMSLVDALIRAALDLEGNGVRAITGDCGFMALYQKAIKAAVSVPVCMSSLSQIAFMRTMLGKGEKIGIITANSESLDDQVLGAAGIASGPDLVIAGLEKADHFVSAVFREEGELDSERIKAEVVAVAKAMTRSHTDIGLILLECSLLPPYAAAVRESTGLPVFDYLTMIHQLYDAVVPRSYSGYL, encoded by the coding sequence ATGCTCTATCGTGGAAAACCGGACCAAGTAAGTTATGGTGAGGCCATCGGTATCATCCTTTTGGAAAACTACGTGCCATTTATTCCCGGTGATGTGGCAAACGCCACCAGCTATAATTTCCCGGTTCGTTTTCAAAGGGTTCCCGGTTTTACGGTAGAGCGTATTTTCGCCCATGATATGAGCCTGGTCGATGCTCTCATCCGGGCCGCGCTGGATCTTGAAGGCAACGGGGTCCGGGCAATTACCGGGGACTGTGGTTTTATGGCCCTCTATCAGAAAGCCATTAAAGCTGCAGTATCGGTTCCTGTCTGCATGTCTTCTCTTTCCCAGATCGCATTTATGCGAACGATGTTGGGAAAGGGCGAGAAAATCGGGATTATCACTGCAAATTCGGAAAGTCTCGATGATCAGGTACTCGGGGCTGCCGGAATCGCTTCCGGACCTGATCTTGTGATAGCGGGGTTGGAAAAGGCGGACCATTTCGTCTCAGCGGTGTTTCGAGAAGAGGGGGAGCTTGATTCCGAGCGGATCAAGGCCGAGGTTGTTGCTGTTGCAAAAGCGATGACTCGCAGCCATACCGATATTGGTTTGATCTTACTTGAATGTAGTCTTCTGCCCCCTTATGCCGCCGCCGTGAGAGAGTCGACTGGCCTGCCGGTGTTCGACTATCTTACCATGATCCACCAGCTTTACGACGCGGTTGTTCCCCGATCCTATTCCGGTTATCTCTAA
- a CDS encoding M24 family metallopeptidase: MAAFTKEEYEQRIERTKAAMNERGIDLLFISQPANMNYLTGYDGWSFYVHQCVLVSLDQKEPMWIGRGMDANGARITTYLPDDCIRQYADDYVQSTVKHPMHFIADVIKEKGWDKKRIGVEMDQFYFTHRNYVELEKSLPDAAFVDANTLVNWVRIIKSEAELEFMRAAGKVAVKVMDAAVANINVGSRECDAAAAIAAAQYSGTEEYAGDYPAIVPLMMAGEATKTPHLTWSGKRYTADEAVLLELSGVYKHYHAPIARTIFLGKNPPKLMQDTARTVIDGLKATLDFIKPGVTGEEVEAEWRRAISHSTVVKEARLGYSIGLNYPPDWGEQTISLRPGDKTVVKPNMALHLIPGIWYDDVGFEVDASIRITETGYESLYEYPVEIFLK, translated from the coding sequence ATGGCTGCATTTACCAAAGAAGAGTATGAACAAAGAATAGAAAGGACCAAAGCTGCGATGAACGAGCGGGGGATCGACCTGCTGTTTATCAGCCAGCCAGCCAACATGAATTATCTAACCGGCTACGATGGATGGAGTTTTTACGTTCATCAGTGTGTACTGGTTTCCCTCGATCAGAAGGAACCCATGTGGATCGGTCGTGGGATGGACGCCAATGGTGCCCGCATTACCACCTATCTTCCCGATGATTGTATCAGGCAATATGCCGACGACTACGTACAGTCCACGGTCAAACATCCGATGCACTTCATTGCCGATGTCATCAAGGAAAAGGGCTGGGACAAAAAGCGGATCGGTGTTGAGATGGACCAGTTCTATTTTACCCACCGAAACTATGTTGAACTGGAAAAAAGCCTGCCTGACGCCGCTTTTGTCGATGCGAATACCCTGGTGAACTGGGTCAGAATCATCAAATCCGAGGCAGAACTTGAATTTATGCGGGCCGCCGGAAAGGTCGCGGTCAAGGTGATGGATGCCGCCGTTGCCAATATCAATGTCGGATCCAGAGAGTGTGATGCCGCAGCAGCCATTGCCGCCGCCCAGTACAGCGGGACCGAAGAGTATGCAGGGGATTATCCCGCCATCGTTCCCCTTATGATGGCAGGGGAGGCTACCAAAACGCCCCACCTTACCTGGTCGGGGAAGCGTTATACCGCAGATGAAGCGGTGCTGTTGGAGCTGTCAGGGGTCTATAAACACTACCATGCCCCCATCGCGCGGACTATTTTTCTCGGAAAGAACCCTCCGAAACTGATGCAGGATACTGCCCGAACCGTCATCGACGGATTGAAAGCCACCCTGGATTTCATCAAACCTGGGGTAACCGGTGAGGAGGTCGAGGCGGAATGGCGCCGGGCCATCAGCCACTCCACGGTGGTGAAAGAGGCCCGTCTCGGATATTCCATCGGACTCAACTATCCGCCGGACTGGGGAGAACAGACCATCAGTCTTCGTCCCGGAGATAAGACGGTGGTCAAGCCCAACATGGCTCTTCACCTCATTCCCGGCATTTGGTACGACGATGTAGGTTTTGAGGTGGATGCAAGCATTCGTATTACGGAAACAGGATATGAGAGCCTTTACGAATATCCTGTGGAAATCTTCCTGAAATAG
- a CDS encoding pyridoxal-phosphate dependent enzyme yields MNTMPNLRDVYTARNRIKGYAIRTPFIASPALEEEAGAAAVYLKLESLQNTGAFKVRGAANKILGLSEEERRRGVVTFSTGNHGKAVAFVAGKSGIPATVCLSEHVPAYRAELIRSFGASVHIEGQSQDEAEAAYERMRKEKGLVPVVPFDDPAIVAGQGTIALEMLEERPDLDVLLVPLSGGGLLAGVALCAKSVNPTIKVVGVSIERSPAMLESLKAGHPVAVEEKDTLADSLLGGIGTENHYTLPLISRYVDDHIVVGEEEIRKGLYYALKKHSLVIEGAAAVGIAAILAGKVSASGGNVGLVVSGSSVELDRYIEVVRREADAES; encoded by the coding sequence ATGAATACTATGCCGAATCTGCGGGACGTTTATACGGCCCGCAACAGAATCAAAGGCTATGCGATCCGAACCCCCTTTATTGCCTCTCCCGCTTTGGAGGAAGAGGCAGGGGCTGCAGCCGTCTATCTGAAGTTGGAATCCCTGCAAAATACCGGGGCCTTCAAGGTCAGGGGCGCTGCGAACAAGATCCTCGGCCTCTCTGAAGAAGAGCGACGACGGGGGGTTGTTACCTTTTCCACCGGAAATCATGGCAAGGCTGTTGCCTTTGTAGCGGGGAAAAGTGGTATTCCCGCCACCGTCTGCCTTTCCGAACACGTTCCCGCCTATCGTGCCGAGCTGATTCGTAGTTTTGGGGCCTCGGTTCACATCGAGGGACAGAGCCAGGATGAGGCTGAGGCTGCCTACGAGCGAATGAGGAAGGAGAAGGGTCTTGTTCCCGTTGTTCCATTTGACGACCCAGCCATCGTGGCGGGGCAGGGGACCATCGCCCTTGAGATGCTGGAAGAGCGGCCGGACCTCGATGTACTGCTGGTACCCCTTTCCGGTGGCGGCCTTTTGGCAGGAGTGGCCCTCTGTGCCAAATCTGTCAACCCGACAATAAAGGTGGTCGGTGTCTCCATTGAGCGATCTCCAGCCATGCTCGAGAGTCTGAAAGCCGGCCACCCGGTAGCCGTGGAAGAAAAGGACACCCTTGCCGATTCTCTTTTGGGAGGAATCGGTACGGAAAACCATTATACCCTGCCCCTGATTTCCCGCTATGTCGACGACCATATTGTGGTAGGCGAGGAAGAGATCAGGAAGGGGCTCTATTATGCCTTAAAAAAACACTCCCTAGTTATAGAGGGTGCGGCGGCCGTGGGGATCGCTGCGATCCTCGCCGGTAAGGTTTCCGCCTCCGGAGGGAACGTGGGGCTTGTGGTAAGCGGAAGCAGCGTGGAGCTGGACCGCTATATCGAAGTAGTAAGGAGAGAGGCAGATGCAGAAAGCTGA
- a CDS encoding cyclodeaminase: MQKAEIYVVNEDELVESVKLDGSIIEAVEHAFGELQKGNATVPPIMMIPVPERTGEVDVKSAFIKGLDSLAIKVASGFFENGKLGLPSASGQMLVLSAVTGFLEAVLLDNGYLTQVRTGAAGAIAAKYLAPSVVENAGVIGAGTQARFQMRGLYHMRPFKRIFTWSPDSDEIRDAYVEDMSRALGVEVIKAEDAEEVVRNCQSVTTTTPARSPFIRASWLHSGLHITAMGSDTEEKQEIEADVFAKADIVACDLKSQCFRLGELRSAKAAGSISDETVIELGELVNGVKKRRDNDKQITVCDLTGVGIQDTAIALEALARVKAADKGLKIGGR; this comes from the coding sequence ATGCAGAAAGCTGAAATATATGTTGTTAATGAGGATGAACTTGTCGAAAGCGTGAAGCTTGACGGAAGTATCATCGAGGCCGTTGAGCATGCATTCGGCGAATTGCAGAAGGGAAATGCGACGGTCCCCCCCATCATGATGATTCCCGTTCCCGAACGGACCGGAGAGGTTGATGTAAAAAGCGCTTTTATCAAAGGCTTGGACAGTCTTGCTATAAAGGTCGCCTCGGGATTCTTCGAAAACGGTAAGCTCGGTCTTCCCTCTGCCAGCGGTCAGATGCTGGTGCTCAGTGCCGTGACCGGTTTTCTGGAGGCTGTACTTTTGGATAACGGCTACCTCACCCAGGTGCGCACCGGTGCGGCCGGGGCGATTGCCGCCAAGTATCTTGCCCCCTCCGTGGTAGAGAATGCCGGAGTTATCGGCGCCGGTACCCAGGCCCGTTTCCAGATGCGCGGCCTTTATCACATGCGCCCCTTTAAACGTATTTTCACCTGGAGCCCCGATTCCGATGAGATTCGCGATGCCTATGTTGAAGATATGTCCAGGGCACTGGGCGTGGAGGTCATCAAGGCAGAAGACGCCGAAGAGGTCGTGCGTAATTGCCAGTCCGTCACCACAACAACGCCGGCACGTTCTCCCTTTATTCGGGCTTCCTGGCTCCATTCAGGGCTCCACATCACCGCCATGGGAAGCGACACCGAGGAAAAACAGGAAATAGAGGCAGATGTTTTTGCAAAGGCAGATATCGTTGCCTGCGATCTAAAAAGTCAGTGCTTTCGCCTCGGAGAGCTGCGCAGTGCCAAGGCCGCCGGAAGCATAAGCGATGAGACGGTGATCGAACTCGGAGAGCTGGTGAACGGTGTCAAAAAAAGGAGAGACAACGACAAGCAGATAACGGTATGCGACCTCACCGGCGTCGGCATTCAGGATACCGCCATAGCCCTCGAGGCCCTGGCACGGGTAAAAGCCGCCGATAAGGGTTTAAAGATTGGAGGCCGCTGA
- a CDS encoding M24 family metallopeptidase, which yields MLERELRFSEEEYHRRLRKVKASMDRQGMEVLVVVDPANMNYLTGYDGWSFYVHQGLIIALDRDEPFWFGRAQDSNGARLTTWLSEESILGYPDHYVQSRYTHTMRYVADKIAEEGWDRRRIGVEMDNYWFSARMYRELTEQLPSARFADATSLVAWVKSVKSDVEVTMIRQAAKITEKAMDLAVKMIEPGVAEREVAAAVSAAQIAGVDGYGGDSPAIFPIIPSGQRTSTAHLTFHPERSYQSGDVVLLELGSARCHYHAPLSRTVYLGKVPDDLKKVADVVVAGLSKTLEFIVPGVTAEEVEAYWRSCLAGTGVEKPSRVGYSFGLAYVPDWGEHTVSLRPGDKSVLEPGMTIHFMPGIWLDTYGFECSEPFLVTDSGCEKLVNFPERLFTKEG from the coding sequence ATGTTGGAGCGTGAACTGCGTTTCTCCGAAGAGGAATATCATCGTAGGCTCAGGAAGGTCAAGGCTTCCATGGACCGGCAGGGGATGGAAGTCCTGGTTGTTGTGGATCCGGCAAACATGAACTATCTTACCGGATACGACGGCTGGAGTTTTTATGTCCATCAGGGACTTATTATCGCACTCGATCGGGATGAACCCTTTTGGTTCGGCAGGGCACAGGATTCCAATGGTGCGCGGCTTACCACCTGGCTTTCGGAAGAGAGCATTCTCGGCTATCCCGACCACTATGTGCAAAGCCGCTACACCCACACCATGCGCTATGTTGCGGATAAAATTGCCGAAGAGGGCTGGGACAGGCGACGGATCGGGGTGGAGATGGACAATTACTGGTTCAGCGCCAGGATGTACAGAGAGCTTACCGAACAACTTCCTTCCGCACGCTTTGCCGATGCAACAAGCCTTGTGGCGTGGGTTAAAAGTGTAAAAAGCGATGTCGAGGTGACGATGATCAGGCAGGCCGCCAAAATCACCGAAAAAGCAATGGACCTTGCGGTCAAGATGATCGAACCCGGTGTTGCCGAGCGTGAGGTTGCCGCCGCGGTATCTGCGGCCCAGATCGCCGGGGTCGACGGCTATGGGGGAGACAGCCCCGCCATCTTTCCCATCATTCCCTCCGGTCAGCGGACAAGCACGGCCCATCTCACCTTTCACCCCGAACGTTCCTATCAAAGCGGTGATGTGGTGCTCCTTGAGTTGGGATCGGCCCGTTGTCATTACCATGCACCTCTCTCCCGGACCGTTTACCTTGGAAAGGTCCCGGACGATCTGAAAAAGGTTGCGGATGTGGTGGTCGCTGGGCTCAGTAAGACCCTGGAGTTTATCGTCCCCGGTGTTACCGCCGAAGAGGTAGAGGCCTACTGGCGGAGCTGCCTGGCAGGTACCGGGGTGGAAAAGCCGAGCAGGGTCGGTTATTCCTTCGGCCTCGCCTACGTCCCTGATTGGGGCGAGCATACCGTAAGCCTTCGCCCGGGAGACAAGAGTGTTCTTGAGCCGGGGATGACTATTCACTTTATGCCCGGTATCTGGCTGGATACCTACGGCTTCGAATGCTCGGAACCCTTCCTGGTTACCGATTCCGGCTGCGAGAAATTGGTGAACTTTCCCGAGAGGCTCTTTACAAAGGAAGGGTGA